AACCCGTGTATATCGGGGTGGTGGTTTTACTAAAGATTATCTATATCTTAGTGGTTTTAGAGATATCGTTGAACTGGCAAAGACACAACCGCTCGATAATTTGTTGGTCGGTAAAACTGGGTTACTCGATTTTGCGATTACCAACGAAGTGGTAGAGCGAGGGTTAGTGCATAAACCTATGTCGCTGTTTGATTTAAGTTATCGACCTTCAGGTGATGAAGTCCTCGATTTTATTGTGCAGTCTATCCGTTAAACGCACTTTCAATGCAAACGCCCACAATATGTGGGCGTTTTTTAATACCAATTCTCAACATAAAATACCACTAAGAGGTTGACTGCAATAACTTCTCTCTCAGAGCGTTTAAACTGATTGGTTTAGCAATGTATTCATCCATGCCAGCATCTAAGCACTTTTCTTTGTCACCTTTCATCGCATTGGCTGTCATGGCAATAATGACCGTATTTTGGTGGTGTGCCCCAGCTTTACCCTGTCGGATTAACTGAGTTGCTTGAAAGCCATCCATTTCTGGCATTTGTACATCCATTAAGATGACATCGTAGGGAGTGTCACACGATTTTAACTGCGTAATTGCTTGCTGGCCATTATCGGCGCTATCACATGCTTGACCAAGATTTTTTAGCACACCTTTAGCCACAATTTGATTCACTGGGTTATCTTCTACAAGCAGAATGTTTAACGATGGCAGTGGCTTATTGTCATTTAATTCCGGATTTTCATCAGCCTGCTGCAGCTCATTAATATAATGATGTGTGACAAGTGGTTTTGCGTTTTCTAATGAGTCTCCCTTATCAGAGATAATCTTAAGTGCACCTAATAAATCTTGTGTCGTTGTGGGTTTTGGAAAATACCCTTTAAAGCCCAAGTCGGCGAAATATTTGGCGTCTCCTCGGGTTTGCATTGAGGTCATCATGATAAGCTGCATCTGCTCGCATTCAGGAATACTTTGCAAGTGTTGTGCAAGTTGTGCTCCATCCATATTTGGCATTTGCATATCCAAAATAGCAATATCAAACATAGCCTCAGTTTGGCTCTTACAAACGGTTAAGGCGTGCTCACCATTATGGCTAGTAGTGACTTTTGCTCCCCATTGCGATAATTGCTTATCTAATATCTCTCTATTGGTTTCATTGTCATCAACAACCAATATATTGAGTGATGAAATATCTACATCAGGCACTTTGGTGTGATTCTTTTCACAACTAGAGACTTTGAGCAAACAGGTAAACTCGCTGCCTTCTCCTAGTGAGCTCTGTAAAGAGATTGAGCCATTCATACGATTACATAGCTTTTTAACAATGGCTAAGCCAAGACCTGTTCCCCCATAGTTTCTAGTTGTAGAGGAATCCGCTTGACTGAAAGTTTCAAAGACATGTGCTTGTTTGTCTTGCGCGATACCTATGCCGGTATCTTTAACCTTTAAAATAAGATCTAGACTATCTAAGTCTGTGCCTTGTAAGTGAGCTGAAATTAAAATCTCGCCGGTATGGGTAAATTTAATCGCATTTCCGATTAGGTTTGTGAGAATTTGTCTAATTCTTCCTGGGTCACTAATAATAAGCTGGTTTGGTAACTCTGTTGTATCGAGGATTAACTCTAATCCTTTGGCTTCAATTGTCATGGCGAATGACTCGCATAGCTCGCCAAGCATAGTGGTAAGGTTAAAGGGGATATTTTCTAATTCGAGTTTATCAGCATCAATCTTTGAGAAATCTAGAATGTCGTTAATTAAAGTCAGTAGAGAGTTGGCGCTACTTTGCGCAATTGAAACGCGATGCTGCTGTTCATCCGAAAGCTCACTGCTTGTGAGTAAATCAAGCATACCAATCACCCCGTTCATCGGTGTTCTGATCTCATGGCTCATACTGGCCAAGAATTCATTTTTGGCAACCACAGCGGTTTCTGCAACGGTTTTCGCTTGTTGTAATGCTTGTTCGTATTGCACGCGTTCTGTTACGTCATAGTTCACACCTACGACATTTGTAACTAGACCGTGTTCATTGACTTTGTTGATGGCAGACGCTTTTATGTGTCGAATTTGGCCATTGGGCAAGATAATTCTAAATTGAGTGTCAAATTTACTATCATGCTTAATCGCGTCACTTAATAATGCTTCTGTTTTTTCTTTATCGTCAGGGTGAAGAGATTGCTCCCATGCGTTATACGCGGCCGAAAAATCAGACTCCGGAATGCCATACAATTTAAACATCCAATTATCCCAGCTTAAGGAGTCATCCTCTAAGTTGTAGTCGAAAATACCAATCCCTGCAGAATCGGCTGCCAGGGCCATGCGCTCATTTTTATCTTGGATTTCTTGCTCGGCTTTCTTAGAGGCACTGATGTCTAAATGGGTACCAATCATACGCTTTGGAGAGCCATCTATATTCCACTCAACGACACGACCTGTGTCTAATATCCAGACCCAGTGACCGAGCTTGTGTTTCATGCGAATTTCACACAGGTATATCTCGTTCTCTCGGTTCCAATGTTCTCGTAGTGCATGTTCTGAATATTTAAAATCTTCAGGGTGAACAAGGTCAACCCAAGTTAAAGTGTTGGTGGGTTCAAGTTCTTTTAGTTTGTAACCTAAAATATTGGCCCAGCGTTCATTATAAGTGGTGATACCTGAGTCAATTTCCCAGTCCCAAATACCAACGCCGGTAGAATCTAGAACAAACTCTAATCTTTGATTACTGAACTTGAGTTTATTTTGTGCTTCGACACGTTCGGTAATATCTTGGAATGAGCCAAACATACGAATGCAAAGTCCGTCTCTGAACTCTGTTTGACCCTTGGCTTCAACCCAAACCTCATTACCTTTAGCCGTAATAATTTGCAGCTCTTCTTGATAGGGCTCGCCGGTTTGCATTGATTGGGCTACTAATTCAGAGATGCGTTCTTGGCTAAAGCCTGGCTTATAAAAATTGATTGCAGTACTAAGTTGGGGCTCAAAGTCGCTATCAACTTCATGGATCTGTTTGGTCATGTCTGACCAATACACTTTCTCAGAGACTAAATCGACTTCCCAAGCACCAATATTGGCTTGCTCACTCATTTGATTCATAAGCTGCTGTTGTAATAACAGCTTATTTTCTTGCTCTTCTCGAGTAAATTCGTGACTGATCCAGTGTGCAAGTAATTGCACTATTTCAAGGTCCGTATCTGAAAATTCATGGGGAGACACTTCAGGGCTAGAGAAGTTGAGTGTGCCAACACGTCGTCCTGAGATAATAAGTGGGCAGCCAATATAGCTTTCTAGCGCAAAGCTCTCGTAACATGGATGATGGGCAATGTCGCTTTGCCCGACATGGTGATAAGCAATAGCATGGTTAGCTTTGAGTGTATGAATACAATAAGAGTTTTTATAATCGAATATATCACCCGGATTTATAGCATCATTGGGCGTTGAGGCATATTTAACAAGATAAGTGTTTTTCTCTTCATTGATATTGCTGATGATAGCTAAAGGTAAATTAAAAATTTGTCGCCCTAAAACAAGAAGCTTATTAATTTTATCGTCGAGTGATGCATTAGAATCACTGGTTATCACATGGATCTGTGTGAGTGCTCCCAAGGTGCGCTTTTGTTCTGTAATGTCATTTTGAATGACAATGGAACTTTCAGCTTCATTTTCAAAGTGTTTTATTGGCACGATACTGGTATCAAACCAATATAGTCGTCCATCTTTAGCTCTATTGCAGATTTCCCCTTGCCATACTTTTCGTTGTTGAATTGCTTGGTTTAGGGTGTCGTAAAAACTATCATCATGAATACCGCTTCTTAACACTTTAACCGGTTGGCCAATGAGTTCATCTTGTTCATAGCCATAATGTTCGGAGAATTTCTTATTATAAAATAGTAGATTAGTATCACTATCAACACGCATAACAACCGAGTGCTTATTGATTGCAAATTGCACATCTTTAACACGATTTTTTTCTAATAATAGTCGTTGATACGTATCAGAAAGCCAGCGTTGCGTTGGTTTGAAAATAGCAAAGACTAGAAATAATATGACAAGCAACGAGATAGCCCATAAGGCTAAATTGATCCTTTGTAATGTGAGCTGTTGTGCTAACGTGGCTTTTTCAAACAGTTTGACGGTGTGGTCTAGATCAATTAACAACTGCTCGTTATCAAATTGTTCAAACTGTTGTAAAGTTTCGGGTGAATAGCTTTGCGAGTTTTCAATTGCCAAACCTGTGTATTGTTCGAGGCGTTTTAACAGTCTCGTATCTTGAAAGTGCTTTGATAATTCGGCTTGTGCCGAGGCATCTTTTGAAGACACTTTTTTGAGTAAAAAACCTTGATTTTCCAGCAGGCGCTCAGCAACTTGTTTAAGCTTTTGACTATTTTTTTGTGATTGAGTCTTATATGAAAGTTGTACTAGCAAAGCTAATCTTTGAGAGAGCATGCGTTGCTCTCCAGCAATGTTGATTATGTGTGCACTGTCTTTTTGCTTGATTTGCTGTTCGTTAAGTATGAAAAATGTTGTCGTAATTGCGAGCGCGATGACGATTAGAGCGATTTTGTAGCGCCTAGAAAAAGTCGCAATGAAAGACTCTGTACTCAACATATTAAGCACACCTTTTTGATTCTTTTTTTAGTTATTAGATACTTAATTTAGTTAAAACTAAATCAGCTGTGAAATAAGAGTATAAACTATCACAGTAAACCTGCTTTGAGTGCAGTTAATTATTCTATGAATACAGCACAATTTGATCTGAACGGTATTATTTTAAGCGCGATATTGTTCGACCAATCTTAAAACACTTTGTTTAAACAGCTCTCCCGCTTTATGTTCCGAAAGTGTGTATTTTGTGATGGCATGACCGAGGTACAAGCTGTAAAGCTCGTAGGCTATGACAGAGCTAGAAATGCTTGGAGACAGTAATTTGTGCTCGATACAACGTTCAATACGATGGGTCAGGTAACCTAATAAGCGCTCTTGTTGGTTGATAATAAAGCTTCTAACTTCGGAGTCTGGACGGTTTTGAAACTCGACGATTGCTTTGATAAAAGGGCAGCTCATTTTGGCATCGTTAAACATGTCATTGATCCAAGAACTCCAGCAATCAAGTAGTGTGAGTAAGTGTTCTAAAGGGTCTTGACAGCGAGCAGGCGTGATAACTCTTTCTATAAATAAAGTTTCACCATATTCTAAAATAGCAATTTGCATATCTTCTTTATTTTTGAAATGAGAAATAACACCTGTACGAGATAAGTCGCATAATTTAGCAACACTCCCAATTGTGACATCGGCCAATCCAAATTGACTGATGTACATAATGCTCTGCTTTAAAATCTCGTTACGGGTACGCTCGCCTTTACTACTCAAGAAGTAATTACCTTGGTGATATGCTCTATCACTTTAGTATCACCTAAAAGTTTTCTATGACCAAGTCCTTGAGTGGTAAATAATGAAGGTTTTTGGTTGTTTAAAAATGCTGACACACTTTTATAGCAGGCGAATCTGTCTTGTTCGTCGTGGATGAAGTAGAGTTTATCTGTCAGCTTTTCGGTGTGTTGAGTTAGGCATAGGGTTTTCCAATGCTTGCCAAATTGAGCACTAATACCCTCTAAAACATGGATCAGTAATTTGGGTGAAATACCCGCTGCATCTACTTTTTCAAACATTAATTCGAAGAACTTAACAGGTGTTGCTATCAAAACCAGCTTTTTATCTTCTAGTAAGTGAATAGGTAAATTAAGTGTAGCAACAGCACCCATAGAGTGAGCAACAATCGCGTGTATATGGTCATTGCGTTGCTCGAAATATTGAACCGTGGCGGTTATTGTTTCAATAAAGTTTAGTAAGTGAGATTGTTTACCTGAAGATTTTCCATGAGCAATATGATCGATGGCCGCAACCTTAAAACCTTGCTCAATAAAATGGGCGATCATAGCTTCAAATCCTGAGCTGTTATCAGCCCAACCATGGCTTATCAGAATAAGCTGCTCTCCTTCACCAAATACAGCAACATGAGCAAGGCCTAATGATGTCTCTATGTTATGCACTTCATCTGGGCTGACCAATTCAAAGTCATAATTTCTTTTTCCAAATGGATTTAACAGTAGTTTGCTGCCCACTGAAAGGCTCATTTTTGGAGGCAGCGATGTCAATCCGCTAGAAAGAAAGCGGGTAATACTCTGTAAACCAATGCGTCTTCGTTTGTTGTTAAAGTAATTAAATTTCATTTTAAACTCAAAATAGTACAAGTGTTATATTTTTAAAATGGTCCAACTGTACTATTTTGTAAAGGATCATTTTGAAATGGAGACTAGGCGTTTAAATTAAGTGAAAAAAAGAAGTAATTAAAATCAGAAAGAAAAAAAGCTGCCAAAGGCAGCTTTTGAAAAATCGCTTTCAAACAAACTTTATTGCATCATGCTTGCTGTTTTTGGGTTGGCAAGCAGATCGCTAAACAATGTCCATAGCTCAGTTTGAGTGCCTGTTTTAGTTTGTTTTTCAATATAGTTTTTGACGATATCTTGGCCTAAGTTGTAATTAATCACATACGCGCGATTTGCATTAATAAAGCCGAGTCGCTGTTGCGCTTTTTTCTCAGTGACTAATGTGTATTTAACAAGTAATTCAATCGCTTTTTGATCATCAATTTCGCCATCTAGATAGCGTTTTGCCACCATATTATCGGCATATGATAGTTGCTGTTTTACTGTTTGTACTTGGTAATACAGTTCAACTTTACTGGCGTCTAATCCAGCCAGTGGAAATAGAACACCTTTTTCAAATTGGATTCGTTCATCATGAGGGAAAACCACATCAACACCGTAATTCGCACTGCCTTCTGCGAGTAATGACATCGGTGAGAACAGCGGATAAATCGAATATTCAATCCAGCCTTTACCATTCACTAAGTGTTTTTCCATAAGAGAGTTAAAAACATGGTGGCCGGGGTAGCCTTCGTGACTTGCTAAATCAATGGCTCGAGCAATATAAATAGGGAAGTCAGTATTCACTTGAATTAGGCTATAGCTGTTTCCTTTGTACCAATTGTAGCCGCTCCAAACCTTATCTTGAACATACTCTATGGTGAAGCTTTCTTGTTCATCAAGCTGAATGTACTGCTTAGTTCTTTTGCGAGATTCAACCACTGCGGCTTTAAATACACTATCTAGCTTATTTTTGGGGATAACAAATTGTGCGATAAAGTCATTCATGCGCTCACTAACAGAGCCTTTACCTGGTAGCATTAAGTCTAATTCTTTCAGTGCTTTATCTAGCTCGGCTTCGGTAATGTTTGGAGACACAGCGTCGTATAAACGTAAAGATTCATCATCAAAGCTAATTTTTTCATTGTTGATGATTTCTATGAAGGTCAACATAGATCTGGTTTGTACTTGCAGGAATGCCTTTCGTTGCGAGTCGTCTTGAGTATGCTCTACTTGTTCTAATTGTTTGAGAAGTAGAGAAATATCAGCTTTAAGGTCACTTAGTGGTCGCTTTTCTCCTGTTCGCCATTCACTGGGGCCATAATAAGCGTCAACATAATAAGGGTGGTGTTCGCCCACGGCCAAAACGAGTTTGACATATTGCTCTGCGATATTGTCTAAGGTCATAGAGGAGTCCTCATTGGCGTTTTGCGTTTTTGGCTGACAACCCATTAGCAAGGCCAGTACACAAAAAATAACGAATGTGATGCGCATAGTAAGTTTTTGCTTAATTAAAAGGCATTCGATCATAGCTGAAATAAATATTGTATACAATTTGCTTTTTTAGGCTTTGATGTAAAACACCGCTTAGTTTGATAACTTATGCTATGTTTTTAACATGTTTGAAATTATATATTTATGGTTATGCTCAAAGCTAAAGGTATACAAGACGCGCCTTTTGCCATTAAAAGTGGGTATTTTTTAGGTATTGCTTTTAGTTGCTTTTTATTGGGCTTATTTGGCACGCTATTTAATATTGAGCCTGGCTTTGCGAGTGCTATTTGGCCTGCTGCAGGGTGGTCTGTCGCCTGTTTATTGGCATTTGGCCGGTTTTCATTGTTGCCTTTGTTCGTAGGCACGTTATTAGTCAATTTATATAATTCAGGCTTTTTTGGCACATCTTTCGAGCTATCTCATGTTCTTTGGAACACCTTACGAAG
The Pseudoalteromonas phenolica genome window above contains:
- a CDS encoding alpha/beta hydrolase — its product is MKFNYFNNKRRRIGLQSITRFLSSGLTSLPPKMSLSVGSKLLLNPFGKRNYDFELVSPDEVHNIETSLGLAHVAVFGEGEQLILISHGWADNSSGFEAMIAHFIEQGFKVAAIDHIAHGKSSGKQSHLLNFIETITATVQYFEQRNDHIHAIVAHSMGAVATLNLPIHLLEDKKLVLIATPVKFFELMFEKVDAAGISPKLLIHVLEGISAQFGKHWKTLCLTQHTEKLTDKLYFIHDEQDRFACYKSVSAFLNNQKPSLFTTQGLGHRKLLGDTKVIEHITKVITS
- a CDS encoding PAS domain-containing protein codes for the protein MLSTESFIATFSRRYKIALIVIALAITTTFFILNEQQIKQKDSAHIINIAGEQRMLSQRLALLVQLSYKTQSQKNSQKLKQVAERLLENQGFLLKKVSSKDASAQAELSKHFQDTRLLKRLEQYTGLAIENSQSYSPETLQQFEQFDNEQLLIDLDHTVKLFEKATLAQQLTLQRINLALWAISLLVILFLVFAIFKPTQRWLSDTYQRLLLEKNRVKDVQFAINKHSVVMRVDSDTNLLFYNKKFSEHYGYEQDELIGQPVKVLRSGIHDDSFYDTLNQAIQQRKVWQGEICNRAKDGRLYWFDTSIVPIKHFENEAESSIVIQNDITEQKRTLGALTQIHVITSDSNASLDDKINKLLVLGRQIFNLPLAIISNINEEKNTYLVKYASTPNDAINPGDIFDYKNSYCIHTLKANHAIAYHHVGQSDIAHHPCYESFALESYIGCPLIISGRRVGTLNFSSPEVSPHEFSDTDLEIVQLLAHWISHEFTREEQENKLLLQQQLMNQMSEQANIGAWEVDLVSEKVYWSDMTKQIHEVDSDFEPQLSTAINFYKPGFSQERISELVAQSMQTGEPYQEELQIITAKGNEVWVEAKGQTEFRDGLCIRMFGSFQDITERVEAQNKLKFSNQRLEFVLDSTGVGIWDWEIDSGITTYNERWANILGYKLKELEPTNTLTWVDLVHPEDFKYSEHALREHWNRENEIYLCEIRMKHKLGHWVWILDTGRVVEWNIDGSPKRMIGTHLDISASKKAEQEIQDKNERMALAADSAGIGIFDYNLEDDSLSWDNWMFKLYGIPESDFSAAYNAWEQSLHPDDKEKTEALLSDAIKHDSKFDTQFRIILPNGQIRHIKASAINKVNEHGLVTNVVGVNYDVTERVQYEQALQQAKTVAETAVVAKNEFLASMSHEIRTPMNGVIGMLDLLTSSELSDEQQHRVSIAQSSANSLLTLINDILDFSKIDADKLELENIPFNLTTMLGELCESFAMTIEAKGLELILDTTELPNQLIISDPGRIRQILTNLIGNAIKFTHTGEILISAHLQGTDLDSLDLILKVKDTGIGIAQDKQAHVFETFSQADSSTTRNYGGTGLGLAIVKKLCNRMNGSISLQSSLGEGSEFTCLLKVSSCEKNHTKVPDVDISSLNILVVDDNETNREILDKQLSQWGAKVTTSHNGEHALTVCKSQTEAMFDIAILDMQMPNMDGAQLAQHLQSIPECEQMQLIMMTSMQTRGDAKYFADLGFKGYFPKPTTTQDLLGALKIISDKGDSLENAKPLVTHHYINELQQADENPELNDNKPLPSLNILLVEDNPVNQIVAKGVLKNLGQACDSADNGQQAITQLKSCDTPYDVILMDVQMPEMDGFQATQLIRQGKAGAHHQNTVIIAMTANAMKGDKEKCLDAGMDEYIAKPISLNALREKLLQSTS
- a CDS encoding TetR/AcrR family transcriptional regulator, encoding MSSKGERTRNEILKQSIMYISQFGLADVTIGSVAKLCDLSRTGVISHFKNKEDMQIAILEYGETLFIERVITPARCQDPLEHLLTLLDCWSSWINDMFNDAKMSCPFIKAIVEFQNRPDSEVRSFIINQQERLLGYLTHRIERCIEHKLLSPSISSSVIAYELYSLYLGHAITKYTLSEHKAGELFKQSVLRLVEQYRA